A genomic stretch from Helianthus annuus cultivar XRQ/B chromosome 1, HanXRQr2.0-SUNRISE, whole genome shotgun sequence includes:
- the LOC110867566 gene encoding proteasome subunit alpha type-3, with protein sequence MSSIGTGYDLSVTTFSPDGRVFQIEYAAKAVDNSGTVVGIKCKDGIVIGVEKLIASKMMLPGSNRRIHSVHRHSGMGVAGLAADGRQIVARAKSEAHNYESTYGEPIPIKELADRVASYVHLCTLYWWLRPFGSGVILGGYDRDGPQLYMVEPSGVSYRYFGAAIGKGRQAAKTEIEKLKLSELTCREGVIEVAKIIYGVHDEAKDKTFELEMSWVCDESNRQHQKVPEALLEEAKAAAQAALEEMDAD encoded by the exons atgaGTAGCATAGGAACCGGTTACGATCTTTCCGTCACGACCTTCTCGCCGGACGGTAGGGTTTTCCAGATCGAGTACGCTGCTAAAGCCGTCGACAACAGCGGCACTGTCGTCGGCATCAAATGCAAAGACGGCATTGTTATC GGAGTAGAGAAGCTGATTGCGTCCAAGATGATGTTGCCTGGATCTAACCGTAGAATCCACTCCGTACATCGTCATTCTGGAATG GGTGTAGCAGGATTAGCTGCTGATGGGAGGCAGATTGTAGCAAGAGCCAAATCTGAAGCTCACAATTATGAAAG CACTTATGGTGAACCTATTCCGATTAAAGAACTTGCTGATCGTGTTGCTAGTTATGTGCATTTGTGCACACTTTATTGGTGGCTCAG accttttggttcCGGTGTGATTCTTGGAGGTTATGATCGTGATGGCCCACAATTATATATGGTTGAACCTTCTGGTGTTTCCTAT AGATATTTTGGTGCTGCAATTGGGAAGGGCAGGCAGGCTGCCAAAAC TGAGATTGAAAAGTTGAAACTTTCTGAGTTGACTTGCCGGGAAGGTGTTATTGAGGTGGCGAAAAT AATCTATGGAGTACATGACGAGGCGAAGGACAAAACCTTTGAGTTGGAGATGAGCTGGGTTTGTGATGAATCAAACCGCCAGCACCAGAAG GTTCCAGAAGCACTTTTGGAGGAAGCGAAAGCTGCAGCTCAAGCAGCGTTGGAAGAAATGGATGCTGATTAA
- the LOC110867576 gene encoding protein ROOT PRIMORDIUM DEFECTIVE 1 isoform X1, giving the protein MHATCSMKCLLIMSEQAVSRLTYSLRTPISEGSPKIALQSSKFWCTQNPKPIKDMTRILQRLIYETQLTNHLVRLQFGPFNSTTQRRWKKPTVTAQTRLEDRTRDLKLDNLMTKLHKLKLILSLHDLMSTRRRGPFVSVQIMSRWSNIVGLNVPIGGFLRKYRHVFNVFPHPVQRNICCKLTSKMTLLLQEESNVIKDMELDNVKRIKKLLMISVTGFLHIHALRLIKRELGLPDDFRESILAKYDDFELVDLEIVRLVDKDDIDGDLKVAEVEKWRQKEYTEKWLSEFETKYAFPINFPTGFRIKAGFKGKLKDWQRLPYSKPYEKEDGFRSSSRGGIERFEKRAVGILHELLSLTVEKMVEIERLVHFKKDFGLPVNFRELILKHPGIFYISTKGCTQMVFLREAYCKDFLVSPDPVYVVRRKMLDLILLGSRNTRELRSQREVKESVGGDNHNHNRGGVIEDDFVIPILENFDYNDNTNSENGEDDDDHDDNDGCKT; this is encoded by the exons ATGCATGCCACCTGCTCGATGAAATGCCTTTTGATCATGTCCGAACAAG CTGTCTCCCGCTTGACGTACTCTTTAAGAACACCGATATCAGAAGGATCTCCCAAAATTGCACTTCAGAGTTCCAAATTTTGGTGCACACAAAACCCTAAACCCATTAAAGACATGACAAGAATTTTACAGCGACTCATATACGAAACCCAGTTAACAAATCATCTAGTTCGCCTCCAATTTGGACCTTTTAACTCCACCACGCAACGACGATGGAAGAAACCAACTGTTACTGCACAAACCCGTTTGGAGGATCGAACCAGGGACCTGAAGCTCGATAACCTCATGACCAAGCTACACAAGCTCAAGTTAATCCTAAGCCTCCATGACCTCATGTCCACTCGACGCAGAGGACCCTTTGTTTCTGTACAAATCATGTCTCGTTGGAGCAACATTGTTGGTCTCAATGTACCAATTGGTGGGTTCCTTAGAAAATACCGCCATGTGTTCAACGTATTTCCTCACCCAGTTCAACGAAACATTTGTTGTAAATTAACTTCCAAGATGACCCTCTTGCTTCAAGAAGAAAGTAACGTGATAAAAGATATGGAATTAGATAATGTGAAAAGGATAAAGAAGCTTCTAATGATCTCCGTTACTGGTTTTCTGCATATCCATGCTTTGAGGTTAATCAAACGGGAATTGGGTTTACCGGATGATTTTCGCGAATCGATTCTCGCAAAGTATGATGATTTTGAACTGGTTGATCTAGAGATAGTAAGATTGGTTGATAAAGATGATATCGATGGAGATTTGAAGGTAGCTGAAGTAGAAAAATGGAGGCAAAAAGAGTATACGGAAAAATGGTTGAGTGAATTCGAGACAAAATACGCGTTTCCCATCAATTTCCCTACGGGATTTAGAATTAAAGCTGGGTTTAAAGGTAAATTAAAAGACTGGCAGAGACTTCCGTACAGTAAACCTTATGAAAAAGAAGACGGTTTCCGGTCGTCGTCTCGTGGCGGGATTGAACGGTTCGAAAAACGAGCGGTTGGGATTCTTCATGAGCTTTTAAGCTTAACAGTTgaaaagatggttgaaattgaaagaTTAGTGCATTTTAAGAAAGATTTCGGTCTTCCGGTTAATTTTCGTGAGCTCATTTTAAAGCATCCTGGAATCTTTTACATATCTACAAAAGGTTGTACACAAATGGTGTTTCTTAGAGAAGCGTATTGTAAAGATTTTCTTGTTTCTCCGGATCCCGTTTATGTTGTTAGGAGAAAAATGTTGGATCTTATATTGTTGGGATCCAGGAATACTAGAGAATTGAGAAGTCAAAGGGAAGTCAAAGAGAGTGTTGGTGGTGACAATCATAATCATAATCGAGGTGGGGTCATAGAGGATGATTTTGTAATCCCCATTTTAGAAAATTTCGATTATAATGATAACACGAACAGTGAGAATGGAGAGGATGACGATGATCATGATGATAATGATGGTTGCAAAACATGA
- the LOC110867576 gene encoding protein ROOT PRIMORDIUM DEFECTIVE 1 isoform X2 has translation MTRILQRLIYETQLTNHLVRLQFGPFNSTTQRRWKKPTVTAQTRLEDRTRDLKLDNLMTKLHKLKLILSLHDLMSTRRRGPFVSVQIMSRWSNIVGLNVPIGGFLRKYRHVFNVFPHPVQRNICCKLTSKMTLLLQEESNVIKDMELDNVKRIKKLLMISVTGFLHIHALRLIKRELGLPDDFRESILAKYDDFELVDLEIVRLVDKDDIDGDLKVAEVEKWRQKEYTEKWLSEFETKYAFPINFPTGFRIKAGFKGKLKDWQRLPYSKPYEKEDGFRSSSRGGIERFEKRAVGILHELLSLTVEKMVEIERLVHFKKDFGLPVNFRELILKHPGIFYISTKGCTQMVFLREAYCKDFLVSPDPVYVVRRKMLDLILLGSRNTRELRSQREVKESVGGDNHNHNRGGVIEDDFVIPILENFDYNDNTNSENGEDDDDHDDNDGCKT, from the coding sequence ATGACAAGAATTTTACAGCGACTCATATACGAAACCCAGTTAACAAATCATCTAGTTCGCCTCCAATTTGGACCTTTTAACTCCACCACGCAACGACGATGGAAGAAACCAACTGTTACTGCACAAACCCGTTTGGAGGATCGAACCAGGGACCTGAAGCTCGATAACCTCATGACCAAGCTACACAAGCTCAAGTTAATCCTAAGCCTCCATGACCTCATGTCCACTCGACGCAGAGGACCCTTTGTTTCTGTACAAATCATGTCTCGTTGGAGCAACATTGTTGGTCTCAATGTACCAATTGGTGGGTTCCTTAGAAAATACCGCCATGTGTTCAACGTATTTCCTCACCCAGTTCAACGAAACATTTGTTGTAAATTAACTTCCAAGATGACCCTCTTGCTTCAAGAAGAAAGTAACGTGATAAAAGATATGGAATTAGATAATGTGAAAAGGATAAAGAAGCTTCTAATGATCTCCGTTACTGGTTTTCTGCATATCCATGCTTTGAGGTTAATCAAACGGGAATTGGGTTTACCGGATGATTTTCGCGAATCGATTCTCGCAAAGTATGATGATTTTGAACTGGTTGATCTAGAGATAGTAAGATTGGTTGATAAAGATGATATCGATGGAGATTTGAAGGTAGCTGAAGTAGAAAAATGGAGGCAAAAAGAGTATACGGAAAAATGGTTGAGTGAATTCGAGACAAAATACGCGTTTCCCATCAATTTCCCTACGGGATTTAGAATTAAAGCTGGGTTTAAAGGTAAATTAAAAGACTGGCAGAGACTTCCGTACAGTAAACCTTATGAAAAAGAAGACGGTTTCCGGTCGTCGTCTCGTGGCGGGATTGAACGGTTCGAAAAACGAGCGGTTGGGATTCTTCATGAGCTTTTAAGCTTAACAGTTgaaaagatggttgaaattgaaagaTTAGTGCATTTTAAGAAAGATTTCGGTCTTCCGGTTAATTTTCGTGAGCTCATTTTAAAGCATCCTGGAATCTTTTACATATCTACAAAAGGTTGTACACAAATGGTGTTTCTTAGAGAAGCGTATTGTAAAGATTTTCTTGTTTCTCCGGATCCCGTTTATGTTGTTAGGAGAAAAATGTTGGATCTTATATTGTTGGGATCCAGGAATACTAGAGAATTGAGAAGTCAAAGGGAAGTCAAAGAGAGTGTTGGTGGTGACAATCATAATCATAATCGAGGTGGGGTCATAGAGGATGATTTTGTAATCCCCATTTTAGAAAATTTCGATTATAATGATAACACGAACAGTGAGAATGGAGAGGATGACGATGATCATGATGATAATGATGGTTGCAAAACATGA